The Terriglobus sp. TAA 43 sequence CGCCGACTAAATTCCACAAAACACTTGCAAGCTTGTTCCTGCGGCAGTTGCACAACTGCGCGCTCGCCCTCTCTTGTCTTCAAAATGCATCTTCTGAAAGGACAGCTCCATGAACTCTAATTTCCGCTTTCGCGATTACGCTCTTCCGCTTGCACTGGTTCTTGCTGCGCTCATGTTGCTCACGCGGCCGTCACAGGATACTCCGCATCAGCACGCGCATAGCGTTTGCACGATGGACGAGAGTTCGCCACTACCTCTCTAAATTGGCTACAGAAATAAGCGGTACACGGTACGGCATAACCCGGGTCTACTATCGACACCAGGAAGTTTTTCCGAAAGGGGTCCTTCTCCCATGCCGTACCGTATCTCCCGCCGTGGATTTGGAAAACTCGCAGGCATCTTTGCAGCCGCATCCGCTTCTCCTCTCCGTCTGTTTGCAGACGTGGCGCAACCACAGTCCACAGCACATGCAGGTCTCCCTTTCCCCAAGGGATTTCTATGGGGTTCAGCAACTGCTTCGTATCAGGTGGAAGGCGCTGTCAATGAAGACGGGCGCGGTCCCAGCATCTGGGATACGTTCAGCCATACCGCGGGCAAAACGCACAACGGCGATACGGGTGACGTGTCGACAGACAGCTACCATCGTTACGCCGAAGACATTGCGCTGATGAAAGAACTTGGTCTAAAGACATGCAGGTTTTCGGTTGCGTGGTCGCGTATCTTTCCCACGGGCAGCGGACAGGTGAATCAGAAAGGCATCGATCACTATCGCAAGTTCTGCGAAGCGCTGCGGGCGGCAGGCATTGAACCGTATTGCACGCTCTATCACTGGGATCTACCGCAGGCGCTGGAAGACAAAGGCGGATGGCGCAATCATGACACCGCGAAGATCTTCGCTGACTACGCAGGCTACACCGCGGGCAAACTCAGCGATCTCTGCTCAAACTTCATGACCATGAATGAAATCTGGACCTTTGTGGAACTCGGTTACGGCAATGGTGTTCATGCGCCCGGATTGAAACTGTCACGCGGTGAACTGGCGCAGGTTCGGCATCACGCTGTGCTGGGTCATGGATTGTCTGTTGGTGCCGTGCGGGCGGCGGCGCCGAAAGCAAAGGTAGGCGCAGCAGAGAACCTGAGCGCCATTGTGCCGGTATATGACGCACCGGAACATGTGGCGGCAGCACGCAAGGCGATGGTGGAGCAAAACGCTGGATACCTAACGGTGATGCGCACAGGCAAATACACCGATCACTACCTGAAGACGCTGGGAGCGGATGCGCCCAAGTTCACACCAGATGAGATGAAGGCGATTGGTTCACCGCTGGACTTCCAGGGACTGAACATCTACACGGCAACGTACGCGCGTGCGGTGAATAACGAACTGGGCTTTGACATGGTGGGCAATCCTGCATCGTATCCGCACATGGAAAGTCCGTGGCTTACAATTGGC is a genomic window containing:
- a CDS encoding GH1 family beta-glucosidase, whose translation is MPYRISRRGFGKLAGIFAAASASPLRLFADVAQPQSTAHAGLPFPKGFLWGSATASYQVEGAVNEDGRGPSIWDTFSHTAGKTHNGDTGDVSTDSYHRYAEDIALMKELGLKTCRFSVAWSRIFPTGSGQVNQKGIDHYRKFCEALRAAGIEPYCTLYHWDLPQALEDKGGWRNHDTAKIFADYAGYTAGKLSDLCSNFMTMNEIWTFVELGYGNGVHAPGLKLSRGELAQVRHHAVLGHGLSVGAVRAAAPKAKVGAAENLSAIVPVYDAPEHVAAARKAMVEQNAGYLTVMRTGKYTDHYLKTLGADAPKFTPDEMKAIGSPLDFQGLNIYTATYARAVNNELGFDMVGNPASYPHMESPWLTIGPDALYWAPKLVHEAFGINEIYITENGCSSSDVVAGDGHIYDTDRVMYLRNYLMHLQRAVSEGIPVKGYFLWSLLDNYEWADGYDKRFGITYVDFKTQKRTPKLSSDFYKNVIAKNSL